TAGATAAGTCGCTTAATTATTTCTTTTTTTCTCCTAATTCTACCTGCGATAAATATGGATTTTTCCCAAAAAACGGATTCAAAATATGTTTATATTGCATTAAATTTCTACTCTCAATTTATATTGGACTTTTCACAAGATGTGGAAAAAGGGGTATGGTTCGCGGAGGATGGAGATTTCTGCTGCGTCTTTGCAGTCACTCCGCCCCAGATTCTCAAACCAATCGTGACCCCTAAAGCCATACGGTTTAGATAAGATTATTTGCAAGAGCAATAACGTATGTAGAGACGTTGCAATTGCAACGTCTCTACATACCAGAAAATCTCACGAATAACCTTAACTGAACGGTCTTGACTCCTAAAGGAGCACACCTGATTTTTTGATTCAGGAAGTAATTTAAATGAGCGCTGAGGTAGGCATAATACTGAATCTATTAAGTACGATAGTTAAAATGGCTTAGCTGCTGTAACCAAGCCTGAAAAAAGGATTCCAAAACTCGCTCTCTGACTGATTCATTGAGTTGAGGCGGAAACCACTTTTCAACTCTAAGAATGTGATAGCCAAATTTCGTTTGAACTGGTCCTATCACTTCGCCTTCCTTCGCTTTGGCAACAGCTTCTGCAACCTCCTGCACCAGTTCTGCCAGAAACTGAATCCCGACAAAGCCACCATTTTCTCGGGACTGCTTACCCTTCGAGTATTCCAATGCTAAAGCACACAAGGAAGCGTTTTCCTCTCGCAGTGCCTGGGCTATTTTCAAACCCTCTGTTAGGTCAAGCACTAGAATCTGAGAGAGAGCAACGCGTTTAAAATTGTTGCGGTTGCTAACATATTGACTATCGACAGCTGCACCGAAGAGATGTTCTTGTAACTTTTTCGTGAGCAGCGCTACTCTAATTCCTTGAGACCAATCTTCTACGGTAATCCGCTGCTGGGAAAGCCATGCAAAGGTTTCAGAACCTCCCAGCAACTTGTACTCCAAGCGAAAGGCATCTCCGGCTGCTTGCAACTCTTCATCAGAAACAGTAATGCCGAGCTGTTCACAGGTGTTTAAAACCAGTGCATCTCGTTCAGCTAGAGCGGCAATTTCAGCAAATTTATAGGAACGGCGCAGGTAAGCAATGATATCTGCATCTTTTATAGGGGAAATTTCCGGCGATGCCAATTTTTCCAAAGTTTCTTCCATGGCTTGTATTAAAGAGATTGTATTAAAGAGCTTGTATTAAAGAGAACTTTACAGCGTAGGTATTGCCATCTCAGAGCGGTACAGTAATCGTTCTGGTGGAACCTCTTGGATTTTCAGCCGATGGCGATGTAAATCGCCATAAAGGTTAAGGTAGTCCAGTTCGGCAGGAGTCAATTTACCCTTCTGGACTCCGCTGATCGCCGCATCAATCTCCTCACGGCTTCGACAACCTGTCAAAGCGATGTCCACACAGTTCTGGGATAAAGCATAGCGATAGAAATCAGGCACAGAAGGCTGCCAACACTCTGCTGGAAGACCTGGAGGGGCGTGCCAGAGGGGACCCTGCATACCAGCAGATTTAAACGTAACAATGCCTGGTCGCTGGGGGTCTTGGGCATCTAGATGAGCGAAAACCTGACTCTGGGCGGTGCGGTGAGCGACATTGTGTCTGACCATGACGACATCAAGCAGGGGGCTGTCCAGCCATTGGCGGGCTAGATTGAGGTCATGGAAAGAGGCTCCGATGTAGCGTACAATCCCCATTTTTTTGAGGCGCTCCGAGGTGCCAAACATTCGTTCGATAGTCCGCTGATAAGCGGTATTAGGACCTCGCAGATCGTCAGAGACGCTCAAGCAATCCTGAAATGTATCACCATCTTTGCTGCCAACCCAGCCCCAAAAAAACACATCAATGTAGTCCATTTTCAGGTCTGTCAATTGGTCGTAGAGCGATGAGAGCACAGACTCTGGACTCTTAAGGACGTAAGTCACGGTTGCCAGAACGACTTGTTCTCGGACTGAGGATTTACGTCCACATAAGTTGCGGAGTGCCTCAGCCATGGAACTGTAGAGATAGTGGTGCAGATCGCTAGAGTAGAAAAAGTAGTTAATTCCCTGCTTGAAGGCATAAAGGGTATCCTCACTGGAGATGTGTCCCCCGCCTCCCAATCCTAAGCAACTGACTGTTAGATCAGTCCGCCCAAGTTTGCGGTAAAAAGGCAGATCGGACTCTGGAAATTTAGTGATAGCAGCGACCTCAACGGATGGGACTACAGGCTGCTGCACAGGATCAGTTACGAGATTAGTGATTTTCATAAGTCCAAGGAAGTGTAGATGTCCTCAGAGTTGGCATTTAGGTAAGGACGCTGCAATTCAATCCCCAGTAAGGAGAAGTGTTTTAGGATACAACTCATCCGCCCCTTAGCTGAGTCATCCCCTTGTTGCCAAGCTTCTAGCAAGCCATTGGCAACAATCTGGCAGCGGTTCATCCCGAAACTTTCTAACTCAGCAAATTTGTGGTTTGGTTCCTCGGCTAGCGCTAGTCCCGGTGCCAGCCACTTGGTGAACAGAGGCACTTCGGGCTGAAACTGCGATTGGTGTTCTGCATAAACAGTCTGAAGTACTAGCCGGACGGCTTTGTAGTTGCTTTTGTCAAAGTAGAGCACTGCTGAGTCATAGCGCCCGTAGTTTGAAGGGTTGTATAACGCTTTAAAAGTGAAGGGAAGGGTGATGTCATTTAGCTGCCGCGTCAGGCTGCCCATCACCGCAACTGCACCTTCAGAGCTTAAATTGAAGTAGATGCGTACTATCTCCGAATGACTGTCTGGATTACCGCGACTTGGACCCGCATTGCCAACTGCCATATAAAATCCGTTTTGTACGCGATTGCGAGGCAGCTTGATGGCAACTAAGTCACCAACAGCCGCAGATTGCGCTTCTGGGTGTAGATGGCGCTGGCGCTCGATATACAGGGTTAAACCATTCTTGGTCACGACCAGGCTGTCATCACTCTCTTGCTTCAGCACAGACCAACCTGGGTCAAAGTAGCCTTCACCGCTATTGCTTTCGTGCAATCGCTCGTAAAATGCTACGTCTACGCCTAAGAAGGTATTGTTCTCTAGATTCTGGTGCAGGGCTAAACCATCTGAATTTGCATCTGGTGTGAAGGCAGGTCGTAGGGAACCGTTGTAATAGGTGCCGTAGAGAAAACTTTGTAGTTGCAGGCTCCGATACTTGTTCTGAAGCTCTAAAGGCACTTGCTGAAAGCGGTCTAGTGCCTCAGCCGGAAGTTCTAAGGGTTTATAGTCTGGATGGCGAATACAGAAGTTGGACTGGATCTGAACTTTGCTAGCGATATCTTCAAGTGAAGCCCGCAGTTGTTCAGTCGCGGTATCTGGCAGTTGATTTTGCGGAGAATCCAGCAATTGCATAATAGTCTGTACTATAACTATAAATACTAAACTGGGAGAACAGAGTAACGGTGAGTGAGTTCTGATGCTGACATACCAAAAACCGTTGGAATCGATGATTCCGGACGGCACAGTAAAGTCTTGGCAACCTGAAGTATGCAGATCCCCGTATTGTTAAAGGTTTTTTGGTGCTGGATTGTTGCTTGAATTGTTTGAATCAAAGCCAGACCAGAAAATTGCACGACTCGCTTCAAAAAATCAGGGCGACGAGCTAAAATTTCCGGAAAGCGCTCGAAATAAGCACCAGCCAAGGCAGCAATCGAGGGTTGAAGCTGTTCGAGGGGAATCGTGGCTAGGCGTAAAGACTCTTCCATACTGATCGTCTTACTGGTAATCAAGCTACCCAGCCAGATTTGCAGATAGCTGGCGATGATCATTCCTAAATCGAAGGCAGGGTCTCCCCAAGTTGAGCGTTCCCAATCAATGAACCGAACGATGCTTTCACCTGATTTTTCTCTGGAGACAGCTTGTTCCCAATCAATAGGCAGTAAGATGTTGTTCAGCTTGAGATCATTGTGCGTCAAACAACAGCGCTCGAAAGCACCTGCTAGCTCTGCGATCGCCTGCCTAAGACTGTCGTAGCGCTGATAGAGTGCTAAGAATTTGAGTCCATCTGCGGGAACCTGACCAAAAACTTCAGGACCAATCCGTTCTAGCCCACGAGTTAGGTTAGGAGCCTGGCTGATGGCGACACCTTCACGATTGTGAGAGAAGAAGTCCCGATAGTCCTGACGATCCAGCGTCACGCGATGAATTGCAGCCAGAATGGCTCCGATTGAAGTTGCGATGGACGCTACCGCGTCCCGCTGCGCTAACGCTGTCGGGAAAACTTTCTCCTTGGCGTAGAAATCCGCTAAATCGCGATAGTTATTTAGGTAGTTGAGAACAATGATTGAATGCTCGGCGTTGAAATGGAGCATCTCCGGGAGCCAGGAGCGAAGGTAGTTAAGCTCTGGGAATCGTTGTAAAAACTCCTGGATTCGCCATTCGTACAAAAACTCACCAGCCGTTTTCCCTTCTCGATTGTAACGCTCTTGCTTAACAAGGAGTTTACGGTCATTTGGCAAGCTCAGTAACAAGTTAAAGTTTTTGGCAACTTTTTGCTCAATCTGGCTCTGCTGTTGCTCTTGGTGAGTACAAAGACCATGCCCAACCAAGTACTCAACAGCATTCTGAGAGCTTAACAAGAATTTCATAATTAGAGTTTTTAAACTTTACCGAAAATTTTGGGTCTAAAGCCTCGCCCTTGTAGGGCGACTTTGTGTAACAATAGAGTATAGTGGTAATGTGCACATAAAAAAGGCGAAGTAGGTCAAGCGGACAACTCCTGATCCGGAACCCTGGTAGCACAAATCCAAGATCTTGTACAAATGTGGGAGTAAAAGCACTCGTATTGAATAAACCTTTTCAAACGCGGTCGGGCAGTCCGTGTACGCTTGTGGACGTATCCGCACCGGGGATATTTGAATGCTTGCATTTCGGTATCTAGTCCGGACGGTTGAAGCAAGAATCCTCATG
The sequence above is a segment of the Mastigocladopsis repens PCC 10914 genome. Coding sequences within it:
- a CDS encoding phosphotransferase family protein, which encodes MKFLLSSQNAVEYLVGHGLCTHQEQQQSQIEQKVAKNFNLLLSLPNDRKLLVKQERYNREGKTAGEFLYEWRIQEFLQRFPELNYLRSWLPEMLHFNAEHSIIVLNYLNNYRDLADFYAKEKVFPTALAQRDAVASIATSIGAILAAIHRVTLDRQDYRDFFSHNREGVAISQAPNLTRGLERIGPEVFGQVPADGLKFLALYQRYDSLRQAIAELAGAFERCCLTHNDLKLNNILLPIDWEQAVSREKSGESIVRFIDWERSTWGDPAFDLGMIIASYLQIWLGSLITSKTISMEESLRLATIPLEQLQPSIAALAGAYFERFPEILARRPDFLKRVVQFSGLALIQTIQATIQHQKTFNNTGICILQVAKTLLCRPESSIPTVFGMSASELTHRYSVLPV
- a CDS encoding peptidylprolyl isomerase, yielding MEETLEKLASPEISPIKDADIIAYLRRSYKFAEIAALAERDALVLNTCEQLGITVSDEELQAAGDAFRLEYKLLGGSETFAWLSQQRITVEDWSQGIRVALLTKKLQEHLFGAAVDSQYVSNRNNFKRVALSQILVLDLTEGLKIAQALREENASLCALALEYSKGKQSRENGGFVGIQFLAELVQEVAEAVAKAKEGEVIGPVQTKFGYHILRVEKWFPPQLNESVRERVLESFFQAWLQQLSHFNYRT
- a CDS encoding aldo/keto reductase; amino-acid sequence: MKITNLVTDPVQQPVVPSVEVAAITKFPESDLPFYRKLGRTDLTVSCLGLGGGGHISSEDTLYAFKQGINYFFYSSDLHHYLYSSMAEALRNLCGRKSSVREQVVLATVTYVLKSPESVLSSLYDQLTDLKMDYIDVFFWGWVGSKDGDTFQDCLSVSDDLRGPNTAYQRTIERMFGTSERLKKMGIVRYIGASFHDLNLARQWLDSPLLDVVMVRHNVAHRTAQSQVFAHLDAQDPQRPGIVTFKSAGMQGPLWHAPPGLPAECWQPSVPDFYRYALSQNCVDIALTGCRSREEIDAAISGVQKGKLTPAELDYLNLYGDLHRHRLKIQEVPPERLLYRSEMAIPTL
- a CDS encoding T3SS effector HopA1 family protein; protein product: MQLLDSPQNQLPDTATEQLRASLEDIASKVQIQSNFCIRHPDYKPLELPAEALDRFQQVPLELQNKYRSLQLQSFLYGTYYNGSLRPAFTPDANSDGLALHQNLENNTFLGVDVAFYERLHESNSGEGYFDPGWSVLKQESDDSLVVTKNGLTLYIERQRHLHPEAQSAAVGDLVAIKLPRNRVQNGFYMAVGNAGPSRGNPDSHSEIVRIYFNLSSEGAVAVMGSLTRQLNDITLPFTFKALYNPSNYGRYDSAVLYFDKSNYKAVRLVLQTVYAEHQSQFQPEVPLFTKWLAPGLALAEEPNHKFAELESFGMNRCQIVANGLLEAWQQGDDSAKGRMSCILKHFSLLGIELQRPYLNANSEDIYTSLDL